CCGGGGACCCGACCTGTACCTCATACGGCAGCCGGGAACGGTTCTGCAGCAGACCCCCGAGAACACAGGAGCCATTGAATGGCACGCGTTTCCGGTGTTGACATCCCGCGCGAAAAGCGTGTGGTGGTCGCACTCACCTACGTCTTCGGCATCGGGCGTACCCGGTCCGAGGAGATTCTCGCCGCGACCGGCGTGAACCCGTCCACCCGTGTCCGCGACCTTGCCGAGGAAGACCTCGTCAAGATCCGCGAGTACGTGGACGCCAACCTCCAGACCGAGGGTGACCTCCGTCGCGAGATCGCCGCCGACATCCGCCGCAAGGTCGAGATCGGCTGCTACCAGGGCCTCCGCCACCGTCGTGGCCTGCCCGTCCGCGGCCAGCGCACCAGCACGAACGCTCGTACCCGCAAGGGCCCGCGTCGCGCCATCGCCGGCAAGAAGAAGCCGGGCAAGAAGTAGTCCTCAGCGGACGCTTGACCAAGCGGTCTTCGCTGTAGGACCGACCACCTCCCGTAGGAGTTATAGATGCCCCCCAAGGGTCGTCAGGGCGCTGCCAAGAAGGTGCGCCGCAAGGAAAAGAAGAACGTCGCTCACGGCCACGCGCACATCAAGAGCACGTTCAACAACACCATCGTCTCGATCACGGACCCCGCGGGCAACGTGATCTCCTGGGCCTCCGCCGGCCACGTCGGCTTCAAGGGCTCGCGCAAGTCG
This sequence is a window from Streptomyces sp. NBC_00691. Protein-coding genes within it:
- the rpsM gene encoding 30S ribosomal protein S13: MARVSGVDIPREKRVVVALTYVFGIGRTRSEEILAATGVNPSTRVRDLAEEDLVKIREYVDANLQTEGDLRREIAADIRRKVEIGCYQGLRHRRGLPVRGQRTSTNARTRKGPRRAIAGKKKPGKK